In the genome of Stomoxys calcitrans chromosome 4, idStoCalc2.1, whole genome shotgun sequence, the window gaagtcaagtcccagatcggtttatatggcagctatatcaaaagatggagcgagatgaaccatttacaatcccaaccgacctacacaaaataagaagtatttgtgcaaaatttaaagtggcgagctttactccttcgaaagttagcgtgctttcggcagacagacggccggatatggctagatcgacataaaatgtcacgacgatcaagaatatattgggttgcccaaaaagtaattgcgaatgaactttaatcaaatatactttttttacactttttttctaaagcaagctaaaagtaacagctgataactgacagaagaaagaatgcaattacagagtcacaagctgtaaggaatttgtcaacgccgactatatgaaaaatccgcaattactttttgggcaacccaatatatactttatgggcctcagacgaatatttcgagtagttacaaacagaatgacgaaattcgtatacctccatccaatggtggagggtacaaaaaagtCTTTGTTATTTAGGGTTTTTCTTTTCTGCTGGCTGTTTCGCcctttttctgcaaaaaaactaacaatttcaatgatttttaggtattttggggaaggcaTTGATTGAAAAATTATTACGTTCCTGTAACATTggtaaaatttatatattattaCGTCCAAAAAACCGAACGCCATTGCAAGAACGgttaaaaacattaaaacaagATAAGGTGAGTTAAGGCAGATTTTTCCACAAATTATTATTGGTTAAGTAAAATTCTTAACAAATAAATCCTATATTCATTTCAACAGATTTTTCGTCGTCTTAATTCTGAAAAACCCAACGAATTCGATGATAAGATTTGTCCCATTCCCGGCGATGTTGAACTTCCCATGCTGGGCATTACTCCGGAGTATATGAAACTCTTGGCGAATGTGTCGGTAGTGTTTCATGGTGCTGCTACAGTACGTTTCGATGAACCGCTCTTGCAGGCGGTTAAGCTCAATGTGGGTGGCACACTGGAGGCTCTAAGATTTGGCGAAACCTTGAAACACCTGGAAGTATTCATGCATGTATCGACATTCTTTAGCAATCCGTATCTGGAATTTACAGAGGCAAAACTGTATGAACCACCTATGGATTGGAAATTCCTTTTAAATCTAGCGAATCGTGATGACATTTCGGAAGAAATTATGGAAGCTTTAACACGCAAGTAAGTATTAGACTTAAGGCAATTCTCAGTGTtcagcagagagagagagagagagagaatgatGAATAGGTAATGGGGAAAGGTTTTCTTGTCGACTTCCATACCCATCTCTGCTACAAACTGAGAATTGTCACGAGATTACAACGGgcaaacggaaggacagacacatGAATGAATATCGTTAATCgtcataaaatttaatgatgatCAATAGAATTTATAATGCacagggtcggaagtggatattaaTAACTCCTTATTAGTttcattataaatttttaaaaattattctataacaTGAAGAAacatttgttttcaaaatttcttacaTTTGAAATCCTTCTTACAAATTTTCTTCCCACTAAATTTTAGGTTAATTATTGGATTTCCCAACACTTACTGTTTTACCAAAAATATAGCTGAATCATTGGTAAACGATTTTCGTGACAAGCTGCCACTTGTAATTTATAGGCCGGCAATATGTAAGTCCAACTTTCAAGAGAAATAAGGCTATTTCAATTAACACTTTCATATAAtctccttctctctctctcccattGTGCAGTGATTATGTCTGCTGAGGAGCCTGAACCTGGATTTCCCACAAATCTCACCGGGGCTGTGGGAATGTTTGTTTTAACTGGCACAGGCCTGCTTAAAGTTATGAATTCTCCCAAAGAGGTTTTTATTGATTTCACACCGCAAGATTTGGCCATTAAAAGCATGGCTTTTTTTGCCATGAAAACTGCTCAAATCTATGCCCAAGATTGTCGGCCAACAGAAATACCCATTTTTCATACATCGATGTATACTCACATAGACGTCACCTATGCCGGCTATGTGGATTTACTTTTAGAAAACGGTATATTCCGAGACGCAGCATATAACAAAAATTTACTTCTGCCTGGCATCAAATTTACAACGAACAATTTGATCTTCTATTTTCTGGTATGGGGTAGTGGTGATGTTTATCATTGTTACCCTCATCTTGTTCATGTtttccattttaaatttcagtttaTTCTTAAACACCTTTTGCCAGCCCTTTTAGTGGACCTTTTATTGGTATTATTCGGCCGCAAACCAGTAATGATGAAAGCCCAACGAAAAACTTTTATCATGATGCAAGTTTTGCTACCTTTCACATGGAATACATATAAGAGCAATGGAATTTGCTGTGCCGAAGAGATGATGCAGAAACTTCATGGGTAAGTCTAAGTGTGGACAACAATTGAATTGAGGATAGTAGACAGTAGAATATGGATCTGTTCCCTacccaaaacactatgtgcgaaatttcagccaaatcggataataattgcggtttccaAATAGGGTGATGGAagaaggtttatatggaagttatatccaaaactgaaccaacAATCCTCATTTGcatttgcgcagtatctctttttaggcaaacaaagaataatgttatagtccgattcggggctcaagaagtaaaatcggtagatcggtttatatgggagctgtgtcaagctatagatcgattcagaccatattgcacacgtatgttgaaggccatgggagaagtcgttgtacaacagttgtgacaaatcggatgagaattgcgccctctagaggctcaagaactcaagatcccagatcggtttatatggcagctatatcaggttatggaccgatttggaccatacttcgcataaatgttggaagtgataccaaaacaccatgtgcaaaattacagccaaaccggataggaattacacgttctaaaagctcaagaagtctagacccaagatcggttagtatagcagctatatcaggtaatgcaacgatttgaaccatacttcgcacagttgttggaagtgataccaaaacactatgtgcaatatttcagtcaaatcggataagaattccgccttctaaaagctcaagaagtcaagccccaagatcggtttatatggcagctataccaggttatggaccgatttgaaccatacttagcacagctgtgtcaagctatagatcgattcagaccatattgcacacgtaggttgaaggccatggaagaagccgtttgtggcaaatcggatgagaattacgctctctagaggctaaagaactcaagatcccagatcggtttatatagcagctatatcaggttatggaccgattcggaacaCACtctgcataaatgttggaaatgttaccaaaacaccacgtgcaaaattacagccaaatcggataggaattgcgccttctaaaagctcaagaagtcaagacccaagatcggtttatatagcagctatatcaggttatggaccgatttgaaccatacttcgcacagttgttggaagtgatatcaaaacactatgctcaaaatttcagtcaaattggacgagaattgcgccctctagaggctcaagaagtcaaaacccaagatcggtttatatggcagctatatcaaaacctgggcccatttaccatcccaaccgacctacaccaataagaagtatttgtgcaaaatttcaagcggctagctctactccttcaaaagtttgcgtgcttgacgatcaagaatatatatactttatggggtcttagacgcatatttcgaggtgttacaaacagaatgaagaaaattatatacccccatcctatggtggagggtataaaaatggttcagcggtggttattccctccaaatgctggcgacatttgtgaggtactatgccatataaaaacttctccccaaataggcgtcgcactgcgacacgtcgttcggactcggctataaaaagaaggcctattataattgagcttaaaacttgtaccggacagcactcaatgatatgtgagaagtttgcccttgttccttaatggaatgttcatgggcaaatttgcaatcacAAAATTGATAACCACTTTCTGGACCAAGCCTCTGGGGGTGCacaccacccccaaaacaacacccaaccatgacatattttctgacaatggtaatatggggttgaaacaaaaggtagttgagagtagagcaagaactTTATATCTACTTTCAAGAGTCTGGTGGCCATCGCACCTATGAAACAGCCCCAACCtcaacatatttactgaccataatatttgggaatagataaaaaaatttgatgtccaaatttaattcaattaatccaattttggcacactcgttccaacatttcggccggtatctcaggaaaaaatgtttcaatgttatcttcccatgcgtcaattgaagcgggcttgtctgtatagaaatGAGCTATAAGattctactaaatttcccatgaacattccgtaaAGGAACAACCTCACAAAAAATAATGTAAAGGCGTTATATCACACCATCTAGGCGGCCAGTTGTCGGGTCccaaatgtgaaataaaatgttcaccgaactcgcctctcaataagtccatggctacgcgtgctgtgtgccatatggcaccgtcttgttgaagccATATGTCagtaagtcaagctcttgcatttttgaaaaaaagtaagTTATCATCCCACaacagcgctcaccattcacagttacgtaacgattcgcatcatctttgaagaagtacggcccaatgaagCAACCAGACCATAAACCATActaaattgtgactttttctgtatgcattggtagctcttgcaatgcttctggctgatcttcactccaaaatcgacaattttgcttatttacttacccattgagccaaaaatgagctttgtcgcttAAGAAGAagtgaactttcttaacagagcacgcattttgataataaaattcaataatttgcaagcgtagtAGGCGATTTATGGTTGAAGTATAGACcaaacagtgaaacaaaacgcgAAACGTTCGTGAGCTGTTTGAACCAgcgttgccaaaaatataatagctaaaaaatcaccctttattattatGTAAAACTGAAAGAGTGCTTGTTTGTCTgctggtttgtttgttccgaacaGACTCGAAAAAgacttcatgaaatttttacagattgtttTGGATGATCGGGAAGGAATAAAAGGCTgtacaattttttgaaatcagaagggggcggaccctccctcttgcCCCAAAAGCACAAACCAAAactaaaagtagaccgattgggacagtatgggactcaaactcaaaggcatttgagagtagagtactaacTTGATATTGAATGTTGGGTCCCAGgtcgccccgaccccaaaacaccctcaaacggGCATATTGGACTATAACGaccaaaatgggactcaaatgacaggtattagggagtagattacaaacatGGTCTGGAAGGATTAATAATCTATagattttgttgatatcgtaagtGGGAGGACCtcctcccttaccccaaagaaccacccaaaaataaaagtggaccgatcgggacaatacgggacttaaatgaaaggtatttgggagtagattacgaatatggtttgaAAGAAGCAGTAGGCTAGAGagtttgttgatatcgtaaggggcgtaccctcacccttaccccaaaagcattacacaaaaataaaagtgggccgatcggaacattatgggactcaaatgaaatgtatttgagagtaaagtgCGAAAGCGATATTAAAAATTGCGCGCCCCGAGCCCAAAATTATCCCAAAAGTTccgtccaaaaccaaaagtgaaccgatcggaacgATATAGGACTCAATTAAAAAGTATTCGGGTGTAGAGCTCGATtatgattttaaaaattgagtGCAGGTACCTAGtgggccgccccaatcccaaaaccgccccaaataTTCATATTGGACTATtaagacaatattggactcaaatgaagagtatttTGGAGTACATTACGAGTATGGGATTAACAATGAAGTTCAATTAATGGTGGCCCCCCAAGTAATGGGTGATATCgaaagccctaacacaacttactgttccaaatttcgacgatatcggataataaattcgccttttatgggaccaaaaccttaaatcgtgaaatgtctatatggcagctgtatacaaatctggatcgatctaggtcaaattgaagaaggatgtcaaagggctttacgcaactcactgttccaaattttggcaaaaacggacaataaatgcgcattttatggaccgaggaccttaaatcgagaaatcggtctatatggcagctatatccaaatctgaaccgatcgaagccaaattaaggaaagaCTTCGagtggactaacacaactcaatgtccgaaatttcagcaaaatcggataataaattcgccttttatgggcccaagactttaaatcgagagatcggtctaaatggcacaACTGATCCGATCAGGAATAGATCGAAGgaggatgtcaagtggcctaacacaactcactatcccaaatttcggtgacatcggacaataaatgcgcctttaatgatcctaataccttaaatcaggagaactgtctatatggcagctacatacaaatctgCACTGATgtaggtcaaattgaagaaggatgtcaaattgcttaacgcaactcactgttccaaattttggcaaaatcggacaataaatgcgcattttatggaccgaaaactttaaatcgagaaatcggtctatatggcagctatatccaaatctggaccgatctgagccaaattgaggaaggatgtcgatgggcctaacaaaactcattgtccgaaatttcagcaaaatcggataataaatgtggcttttgtgggcctaagaccttaaatcggcggatcggtctatggggagctatatcaaaacattgttcgatataacccatcttcaaactttacCTCTGCCTTTAaggattcggccctgccgaacttagtacaCGTTTTGTTGTTATCTCCATCAAGCAATGCAAGTTCTTAGTTATCATTTATTCATGcagggaaaatgatgagacgttggagcatttcctttgtcattgcccggctttcgtgtctaacagataccggcacttaggtggtcacacaataccagacttggaccaaattacgggcgtggcatggaaaacatttaaggattttgtaattggCACGGGATTCctaatttatattttctttttcgagattactttttagtttttagagcgcacaacaaactgataactggcttaggtgtaagtatatagtggcatggggcagattagtatatgtaccctcttttcaaccttacccaacctatcatttatttttgtctttaatgttAAGAGCTACTTTTTATTGGGTTTATGTACGTGTGCTTATTCTTGTGTATTTCAGTACTGAATTTAATATGGACATTTTGAGAATTGCAAATTTGAATTCAACTCTACTAGCAGTTGCACGATCTACATCATTTGCTGTGAGAGAAATTTTGCTAAAGGAGGATCCTTCGACGCTACCGCGAGCTCGAAGAATATTACAAATGTAAGTCTTATTGTATTGTAAGCTTTGCTAAACCGATATACACAGAAAAAGTTTGACACAAATTTCACCATTACAATGCTCACCAATTAGTCAGTAGGTGTAAacatgtaatcttttggtggcaaGGCAAGCTGATGAGGCCCCTGGTAGGGCTGAAACAGCGATCCTTGTAACCCGACCTCcaatacatttaacacaccTTGATTGCGGAGACTCTTTAAGGGGTTTCCAAATGATTtgtcgttttattttttctgtgtaactaTGTTTtagttttcctttaaaaaatttggaactgataaatttaatttgtgtttacttttttacagaaaataccTACTATACCGACTTGTACAATTTTATTTCGCTTACAAACTGTATCATATTATCGTTCGCTGGATATTTAAACAACTTTAGAGAAGTGAAAATATCtataacaaataataataataaataaaaaaaaattattgtaaaaagtgtttaaatttaaaacgTGTTTTAATAAACAAAAGATGATCAATAAATtgtatacagtggcacagagaAGTCTAAGTCGAAAAGAATTCTTtgaatgaaaagtttttctgccaaatatctttatttgctAAAATAGTTTTCCATGCACCGCAGTactataattaattaaaaaagttaGGCTTAAATCTAATCCTTACTACATTACTATCACTTTACGTAATTACCATTTATGATAAGGTATGTAGAAATATTTGTATCATTGTAGGGTCGGATATGTATAtaacgatgtgttgcaaatggaatgactgaatgaatataccccatattCTATGGGTTTTAGGTATAAGAAGTAAAAGCATGGTAAGTTTGGTCGGAAACCCACCTCCATGGACTctggtaaaaatttttaaaaaataaatttagttaaaggaaCCAACAGGGGTGATCGAGAGGCCAGTTTacattggagatatatcaagttcttgaccgatttggaccgtacttggcacaattgtcttaacaaaacaaaacaatttcaatgctcaatttcagtcatatcggacaaaaattgcggctcgtaaCGATTCAAAAAGTGAAACCGGGAGAagagtctatatgggagctatatcacattcttgactgatttgaaccgtactgagcacagttgtaaaaagtcataactgaaccctatgtgcaaattttcaaccaaatcggataaaaattgcgtcttccaggggatcaagaagtcaaatgaggAAATCAGTTTGtagaagttatatcaggttcttaaccgatttggaccgcacttggcacagttcttggaagtcataacagaacacgatgtgcaaaatttctgccaaatcggacaaaaattgcatcttccaggggctcaagaagtctaatcgggatcggtttatatgggagctttatccaaatctgaaccgatatggctcatttgcaatccccaacgacctatattgatattaagtattgggttgcccaaaaagtaattgcggatttttcatatagttggcgttggcaaatttttttcacagcttgtgactctgtaattccattctttcttctgtcagttatcagctgttactttaagcttgctttagaaaaaaagtgtaaaaaaagtatatttgattaaagttcaatctaagttttattaaaaatgcatttactttcttttaaaaaatccgcaattactttttgggcaacccaatatctatgcaaaatttcatgcggctagctttacgcgttcgcctgctatcgtgattttgacacacggacggacggacatggctagatcgactcagaatatcgagacgatcaagaatatatatactttattgggtcccagatcaatatttcgaggtgttacaaaaggaatgactaggttggtatacccccatcttatggtggtgggcataaaaagcaacctcgaaaaagaaaatttatgttaggaattccgtgctgcttacaaaatccttaattgttttcaatatcactccccttaaattggttcatacctagtattgtgtcttcacctaagtgccggtatctgttagacacgaaaggcGGGCAATGGCAAGGGAAGTGCTCCAAgtgcatgctctacacatgcttgccgcatcgattttacataagtgagcttgtagtcctatgtgtccccttatgataacaaaagctatactgacctccttcttacttcctttcagtaatagcctcatctttgGATTTTCACCGACCTACcggctgtttcgctgttccacaggattGCATGCGTATTCATTGCGCACGccgttaactcggactgcgtcgacccaaaggcttcgggttaaccaaatttattgacggcagtcctctggcctttaccgccaaatcgtctgcccttttattcccccttactccgttatggcccggaacccatacgatgcggattgtgccatcctcggagaagacgtaaatctccttcttacactgcaaaactgttcgtgaccttaccttcctggttgttgttgcccttatggcaattttactgtcggtaaagatgttcacactcaacgtcctcgtgTTAACACCACgctacctcacgcattccatatTCGCCCGGTTCTCCGGATGTaggaccgtataatggtcaggcagtctaaaacagatctcagtccctgggttctcactgAGGACCctcaggctcactctgtcctctaacttttATCTATCGGTGCAACATGATcctccaaatggcaatactagagttccgtcaatccaagagtgtgcctctggcagcaaaGCCTCGTaatcgacctcaaggttcatctcaggtatccgatcgaaaacctcttcccttcctttcaggtttcctatagccgcctcgattatacctcgaTGGTGTGAGCTGATCGCACCCTTAATcaattctctcatcgccttaagtctcatagccgcaatggctgcctcatacttaatctgtatttcaatgggtcggatatctagaatagtctccagtgccctagtgggcgtggtcctcatcactccgcctttgccaagacaaaatgaacctgttgtatggtccttatgttgcactttttctccatagcagtccaaactatagaggcgtaagtaagtattagtctaatcacactgctgtagagccagtggacggcccgtttacatagtgcccaagatttgtgagccttctcagtacgctcctgaatgtggcacttccaattcagtttcctgtccaagatcacacctaattatatggccttgtcagatatcgaaatcgtttcgttaGGGAAACGTGGtatgtcaaattggcccacctttgtcctcctcgtgaacaggcatattccaGTCTTcgctggattaacattgaggcctctgggtctagcccatatgccatatgcaagagccttctgcatagctcgttcggatccttacccgtctgcgtagcatacgtgttcaaatccctcctaagTCACCATCCGTAataagtcatttatggtggtcacccataggagtggcgataaaatgcccccctgtggcgtgccctgtgccactttctacctatatatttatgccatgagacacacaatttatccacctgttccttagcatatggtttatccagtctctaaggaccgggtccacccggtactggtctaaggattggatcagtgtgtcggtccgaacattgttaaaagcctcctcgatgtcaatgcataccgccagagtgtacgttttggcatcgaaggattcttctattttatgcacaacctcgtgccgggcagtctccaccaaccttccctagacataggcatgctgtttgtattttgtcctactctttatcatggtgtccacaatacgttccatggttttgagtaggaaggatgtaaggcttataggtctgtgggcctttggtgttgcataacttgccttgccgggattGGGTATAtgtaccacccttgcctcctgccaagatttcggagtatatgtaagTCCCAGGCACGCCGTGAAAATATTGGCCCTATAttttaagctagccgcttaaaattttgcacaaatacttcttataagtgttggtcggttggaattgtaaatgggccatatcggtccatgttttgatatagctgccatataaaccgatcttggatcttgaattcttgaacctctatagggcgcaattcttatccgatttggatgaagttttgcacgacgtgtttcgttgtgacttctaacaactgtgcttagtatggttgaaatcggtccataacctgatatatatgaATTGgaattgtccgtccgtctgtctgtctgtccgtccgtttgtctgtcgaa includes:
- the LOC131993984 gene encoding fatty acyl-CoA reductase 1-like, coding for MISEFFKGREIFITGGSGILGKALIEKLLRSCNIGKIYILLRPKNRTPLQERLKTLKQDKIFRRLNSEKPNEFDDKICPIPGDVELPMLGITPEYMKLLANVSVVFHGAATVRFDEPLLQAVKLNVGGTLEALRFGETLKHLEVFMHVSTFFSNPYLEFTEAKLYEPPMDWKFLLNLANRDDISEEIMEALTRKLIIGFPNTYCFTKNIAESLVNDFRDKLPLVIYRPAILIMSAEEPEPGFPTNLTGAVGMFVLTGTGLLKVMNSPKEVFIDFTPQDLAIKSMAFFAMKTAQIYAQDCRPTEIPIFHTSMYTHIDVTYAGYVDLLLENGIFRDAAYNKNLLLPGIKFTTNNLIFYFLFILKHLLPALLVDLLLVLFGRKPVMMKAQRKTFIMMQVLLPFTWNTYKSNGICCAEEMMQKLHG